A single Sulfurimonas aquatica DNA region contains:
- a CDS encoding WD40 repeat domain-containing protein, whose translation MFERENCTKARSEVTAFSVLKDDRVAFSTQVHGAKIFSSISCSSIKNLSIELLGYQTTAVAFSTEYDLLAFANSNTIYVINTNNKELLQTIHTNDGIIELISFVPNSMYLVAGTKQGRVLQYRYDGRSQLSRICSFGHGSKSTGRLKNNYVSAFASNDEYFAFSGFGGIITVLKMHSLANKHSIESSYVRINALCFLDGYRLVSGNVDGLIQIHSLINIDECKNIDTPFINIKQILVMPNPKYIMVCAESKNLIIIDTHTAKVVSRNYLSFESDVARIALTLDNHLLVVLENNLIEKIQLPSKELIKEHLVNNELHKAYEIIENDPMLEGTREYKRVEVLYDKLYTQAITSLINGNAKEARELLAMFNELESKKDDIKQMFKAFEYYPRFKTLYLEKKYALAYAMSDKHPVLQHTMQYQKMEEVYNENFSFAQKQILRGRLDVAKEILMPYTTVASKKDTIKIVLRYSSEYIALLKAITQKDFIEAEEIVKRNKQLSKLPMYDSFKNATDNALIQVQELIHEGEIDLAIKHIKQLMKNPTLKEKLQALYRECMIVRKLEQTYEKKEFRECYEIMDRSVFLGNLELSEQLEIHWAKLMNECEEHALKGDLKSIKKVLGDLILVKSRVNKIGDLIRVSFHTKIKFLMAKKSFGAAESIIYSYIDIFGTDREALVLMKTYEKASNKKLAITSTQIERVPRNHWLSSPMIVEQEKI comes from the coding sequence ATGTTTGAGAGAGAAAACTGTACTAAAGCCCGCTCAGAAGTAACTGCTTTTAGTGTCTTAAAAGATGATAGAGTGGCATTTAGTACACAAGTACATGGTGCTAAAATATTTTCATCCATCAGCTGTAGTTCTATTAAAAATCTCTCCATAGAACTACTTGGCTATCAGACAACTGCGGTGGCGTTTAGTACAGAGTACGACCTACTTGCCTTTGCTAACTCAAATACTATCTATGTAATTAACACTAACAACAAAGAGCTCCTCCAAACCATACATACTAACGATGGAATCATCGAACTTATCTCTTTTGTTCCCAACTCAATGTATCTCGTAGCAGGAACAAAACAGGGTCGCGTTCTTCAGTATAGATATGATGGACGCTCACAACTCTCAAGAATATGCTCTTTTGGGCATGGTTCCAAGTCCACTGGAAGACTGAAAAATAACTATGTAAGCGCCTTTGCTTCAAATGATGAGTACTTCGCGTTTAGTGGTTTTGGTGGGATAATCACCGTTCTGAAGATGCACTCACTTGCAAATAAACATAGTATCGAATCCTCCTATGTAAGAATAAACGCCCTATGTTTTTTAGATGGCTACAGACTAGTGAGTGGAAATGTTGATGGACTCATACAGATTCACTCTCTTATAAATATAGACGAGTGTAAAAATATTGACACGCCCTTTATTAACATCAAGCAGATTTTAGTTATGCCAAATCCAAAGTATATTATGGTTTGTGCCGAATCTAAAAATCTTATCATTATAGATACCCACACTGCTAAAGTTGTAAGTAGAAACTATCTCAGCTTTGAATCAGATGTAGCAAGGATAGCGCTTACCTTAGATAATCATCTCCTTGTTGTACTAGAAAACAATCTTATAGAGAAAATACAACTACCCTCTAAAGAGCTTATCAAGGAGCACCTTGTAAATAATGAACTCCACAAAGCTTACGAAATAATAGAGAATGACCCTATGCTAGAGGGAACACGTGAATATAAACGCGTTGAAGTACTATATGATAAACTCTATACTCAAGCAATAACCTCTCTCATAAACGGTAATGCTAAAGAAGCAAGAGAACTGCTTGCTATGTTTAATGAGTTAGAGAGTAAAAAAGATGATATAAAGCAGATGTTTAAAGCTTTTGAATACTATCCAAGGTTTAAGACACTTTATCTTGAGAAGAAGTATGCCCTAGCCTATGCAATGTCGGATAAGCATCCTGTGCTACAACATACGATGCAGTATCAAAAAATGGAAGAGGTGTATAATGAAAACTTCTCCTTCGCACAAAAACAGATACTTAGAGGCAGACTTGATGTTGCTAAAGAGATTCTTATGCCATATACTACCGTGGCATCAAAAAAAGATACTATAAAAATAGTACTTCGATACTCTAGTGAGTATATTGCTCTCTTAAAAGCGATAACTCAAAAGGACTTTATAGAGGCCGAGGAGATTGTGAAGAGAAATAAACAACTTTCAAAACTTCCTATGTATGATTCTTTTAAAAATGCAACAGACAATGCGTTGATACAAGTCCAAGAGTTAATACATGAGGGTGAAATCGATCTTGCCATCAAGCATATCAAACAGCTAATGAAAAACCCAACACTCAAAGAGAAACTTCAAGCACTCTATAGGGAGTGCATGATAGTAAGAAAACTAGAACAGACTTATGAGAAAAAAGAGTTTAGAGAGTGTTATGAGATTATGGACAGAAGTGTTTTTTTAGGCAACCTGGAGCTTAGTGAGCAGTTAGAGATTCACTGGGCTAAGCTGATGAATGAGTGTGAGGAACATGCTCTTAAAGGTGATCTAAAAAGTATTAAAAAAGTTTTAGGCGATTTAATACTTGTAAAATCACGTGTAAATAAAATAGGCGATCTCATTCGCGTTAGCTTTCATACTAAAATAAAATTTTTAATGGCAAAAAAGAGTTTTGGAGCTGCTGAGAGTATCATCTACTCTTACATAGATATCTTTGGAACAGATAGAGAGGCTCTTGTCCTTATGAAAACATACGAGAAAGCATCAAATAAAAAACTAGCCATTACAAGCACTCAGATAGAAAGAGTACCAAGAAACCATTGGCTTAGTTCCCCTATGATAGTTGAGCAGGAGAAGATTTAG
- the fliI gene encoding flagellar protein export ATPase FliI, translating to MPFSSLKTRISAKSHSVSFGQVVKINATVITAKGLRVSISDMVKIVSEDSALETVGMVTEIDGPTFFITPFSFVEGFRSGDKVFLDSAGLNIPVGDELLGRVVDPFMRPIDDRGSIHNTKLVPIIKSPIAAMKRGMIDEVFSVGVKSIDGLLTCGKGQKLGIFAGSGVGKSTLMGMIVRGSDAPIKVVALIGERGREVPEFIEKNLGGNLENTVIIVATSDDSPLMRKYGAFAAMSVAEHFKDQGKDVLFIMDSVTRFAMAQREIGLALGEPPTSKGYPPSSLTLLPQLMERAGKEKGKGSITAFFTVLIEGDDMSDPIADQSRSILDGHIVLSREMTDFGIYPPVHILNSASRVMNDIISQEHFRAVMRFRRLYTLLKENETLIRIGAYTKGTDPELDEAINKKDAMQKFISQGARIKESFEDTSNNLVEMMGAKSSPAQLS from the coding sequence ATGCCCTTCTCCTCACTTAAGACAAGAATCTCAGCAAAAAGCCACTCCGTATCATTTGGTCAGGTGGTGAAGATAAATGCCACAGTCATTACTGCAAAGGGCTTGAGAGTCAGTATAAGTGATATGGTTAAAATAGTCTCAGAGGATAGTGCTCTTGAGACTGTAGGTATGGTTACAGAGATAGATGGTCCTACATTTTTTATAACTCCATTTAGTTTTGTAGAGGGGTTTCGATCAGGCGATAAAGTTTTTTTAGACTCTGCTGGGCTAAATATTCCTGTTGGCGATGAACTTTTGGGTCGCGTTGTTGATCCATTTATGAGGCCGATTGATGATAGAGGAAGTATCCATAATACTAAACTCGTCCCAATCATAAAGTCTCCCATAGCTGCGATGAAACGCGGAATGATAGATGAGGTCTTTAGTGTTGGCGTTAAGAGCATAGATGGACTACTGACATGCGGTAAGGGACAAAAACTTGGAATCTTTGCTGGAAGTGGGGTAGGGAAGTCTACTCTTATGGGTATGATTGTCCGCGGTTCTGATGCTCCCATAAAAGTTGTAGCACTCATTGGTGAGAGAGGACGTGAGGTCCCTGAGTTTATAGAGAAAAACTTGGGTGGTAACCTTGAAAATACTGTTATTATAGTTGCAACGTCAGATGACTCTCCTCTTATGCGAAAGTATGGTGCGTTTGCCGCTATGAGTGTAGCTGAGCACTTCAAAGACCAAGGTAAAGATGTTCTTTTTATTATGGATTCTGTTACCCGTTTTGCTATGGCACAACGCGAGATTGGTCTAGCCCTTGGTGAGCCACCAACTTCAAAAGGGTATCCACCATCATCCTTAACACTTCTGCCACAACTGATGGAACGTGCTGGAAAAGAGAAAGGTAAGGGGTCTATTACCGCTTTTTTTACAGTCTTAATAGAAGGGGATGATATGAGTGATCCTATCGCTGATCAATCGCGTTCAATCTTAGATGGCCACATAGTACTTTCGCGTGAGATGACAGACTTTGGTATCTATCCTCCAGTACATATTTTAAACTCAGCATCAAGAGTAATGAACGACATCATATCTCAAGAGCATTTCCGTGCAGTGATGCGTTTTAGAAGGCTCTATACACTTTTAAAAGAGAATGAAACACTTATACGCATTGGCGCGTACACAAAAGGGACTGACCCTGAACTTGATGAGGCTATAAATAAAAAAGATGCGATGCAGAAGTTTATCTCTCAAGGTGCAAGAATAAAAGAGAGTTTTGAAGATACTTCTAATAACTTAGTAGAGATGATGGGTGCTAAATCTTCTCCTGCTCAACTATCATAG
- the folE gene encoding GTP cyclohydrolase I FolE has translation MSDSKDLEFENAVKSMMLHVGENPEREGLLETPKRVKKAYEFIYGGYKEDPKEILAKALFTSSNDEMVLIKDIEFYSTCEHHLLPIIGRVHVAYIPDGKVVGLSKIPRVVNVFARRMQIQEQLTEQIADAIMDTITPKGVAVVIQARHMCMEMRGVEKINSTTTSSALRGLFKRDEKTRSEFFSLINSPTASRY, from the coding sequence ATGTCAGACAGTAAAGATTTAGAATTTGAAAATGCCGTAAAATCAATGATGCTTCATGTAGGCGAAAATCCGGAGCGTGAAGGGCTTCTTGAAACGCCAAAGCGAGTAAAAAAAGCATATGAGTTTATCTATGGTGGCTATAAAGAAGATCCAAAAGAGATACTTGCAAAAGCACTTTTTACAAGCTCTAATGATGAGATGGTTCTTATTAAAGATATAGAGTTTTACTCTACTTGTGAGCATCATCTGCTTCCTATTATTGGGCGTGTGCATGTTGCATATATTCCAGATGGAAAGGTTGTGGGTCTTTCAAAAATTCCTCGTGTAGTAAATGTTTTTGCTCGCCGTATGCAGATTCAAGAGCAGCTTACTGAGCAGATTGCCGATGCGATTATGGATACTATCACGCCAAAAGGAGTAGCTGTTGTCATACAGGCTCGTCATATGTGTATGGAGATGCGTGGTGTTGAGAAGATAAACTCTACGACTACTTCATCCGCCCTTCGAGGTCTTTTTAAAAGAGACGAAAAAACAAGAAGTGAGTTTTTCTCTCTCATAAACTCTCCAACGGCTAGTAGATACTAG
- a CDS encoding diguanylate cyclase, whose protein sequence is MNEINSPIEIAKNIYWVGYVIPNDPFQCHVYLIKNGDESILIDPGSKITWAETRKKILQIMPLEDIKYFVTQHQDPDITACIEDIFSEIGTKGRMVVSHWRTIALLKHYDWGVDFYEIEENDWELKTKSTILKFIFTPYMHFPGAFCSYDSNNKILFSSDIFGGFTETFQLYAKDAQSYFEQMKPFHTHYMPTREIVNHGLDNISKYELDMILPQHGSIIKKEFIETIFTQLRDLDVGLFLKFNDTRDVKLLTRAQEVLTKIFTEVAYNTNAFEVINKVHEDMAELFDIKRSVSFGFVDGDVVLFDSTNKRAYKSEITISDVKERYPEMFLNSSVSVEKLSHLFDLDFKAEQLIYGFIAIDDINRVIGVIFFVFDADKTLQQYQIDILKKFQIPFNIMLSKTIEHYKLEAEKNHFFKDSITDSLTKLYNRHFLQENGQKEFINAKRYNYPLCVAMFDLDHFKKVNDTYGHDVGDIVLKDFARHIRSIIRDGDQAYRFGGEEFIVMLPHTSAEDALQILNRIRSRIIQSNGVKIGQDSIMYRFSAGIHQISEYDKSLDDMIKNADKKLYFAKENGRDKIII, encoded by the coding sequence ATGAATGAAATAAATTCCCCAATCGAAATTGCGAAAAATATATACTGGGTTGGTTACGTTATACCAAACGATCCTTTTCAATGCCACGTTTATCTAATAAAAAATGGCGATGAGTCCATTTTGATAGATCCCGGTTCAAAGATTACATGGGCTGAAACGCGTAAAAAGATTTTGCAGATAATGCCACTAGAAGATATAAAATATTTTGTTACTCAGCACCAAGACCCAGATATAACAGCCTGTATTGAAGATATATTTTCCGAAATTGGCACGAAGGGGCGTATGGTTGTATCACATTGGAGAACCATAGCGCTGCTAAAACATTATGACTGGGGCGTGGATTTTTATGAGATAGAGGAGAATGACTGGGAATTAAAAACTAAGTCGACAATACTAAAATTTATATTTACGCCATATATGCATTTCCCAGGCGCGTTTTGTAGTTATGACTCAAATAATAAGATTCTATTTAGTAGCGACATTTTTGGTGGATTTACAGAAACATTTCAACTCTATGCAAAAGACGCCCAGAGCTATTTTGAACAGATGAAACCATTTCATACGCACTATATGCCAACTAGAGAGATAGTAAATCATGGACTTGACAACATCTCCAAGTATGAGTTGGATATGATTTTGCCCCAGCATGGCTCCATAATAAAAAAAGAGTTCATTGAAACAATATTTACGCAACTTAGGGATTTGGACGTTGGACTGTTTTTAAAGTTTAATGATACAAGAGATGTAAAACTATTAACCAGAGCGCAAGAGGTACTTACAAAAATCTTTACAGAGGTTGCCTATAATACAAATGCTTTTGAAGTAATAAACAAGGTTCATGAAGATATGGCTGAACTTTTTGATATTAAAAGGAGCGTCTCCTTTGGTTTTGTAGACGGCGACGTCGTGCTTTTTGACTCTACAAATAAAAGAGCATATAAATCCGAAATAACTATTTCAGACGTTAAAGAGAGATACCCTGAGATGTTTTTAAACTCTTCAGTATCTGTTGAAAAGCTATCGCATCTATTTGATCTAGACTTTAAGGCTGAACAGCTTATATATGGATTTATAGCCATTGATGACATAAACAGAGTTATCGGAGTGATATTTTTTGTATTTGATGCAGACAAAACTCTTCAGCAGTATCAGATTGATATATTAAAAAAATTTCAAATACCTTTTAACATTATGCTTAGTAAAACAATCGAGCATTATAAACTTGAAGCAGAGAAAAACCATTTTTTTAAAGATTCTATAACGGACTCACTAACTAAACTCTATAATAGACATTTTCTACAAGAAAATGGTCAAAAAGAGTTTATCAATGCAAAAAGGTACAATTATCCACTTTGTGTAGCCATGTTTGATTTAGATCATTTTAAAAAAGTAAATGACACTTATGGACATGATGTTGGGGATATAGTGCTAAAAGATTTTGCACGTCACATAAGATCTATCATAAGGGATGGAGACCAGGCATATAGATTTGGAGGAGAGGAGTTTATCGTTATGCTTCCTCACACTTCAGCCGAGGATGCTTTGCAAATTTTAAATCGTATCAGAAGTAGAATTATACAAAGCAATGGGGTTAAGATAGGACAAGACTCTATAATGTATAGGTTTAGCGCTGGCATACATCAGATATCTGAATATGACAAATCCTTGGATGATATGATTAAAAACGCAGATAAAAAACTATACTTTGCAAAAGAGAATGGAAGAGATAAAATTATTATTTAG
- a CDS encoding bifunctional diguanylate cyclase/phosphohydrolase yields MTPIVELKKLAQNYTVLYVEDDESVRSSFLHYLESFFKRVAVAFDGKEGLELYKNSRYDLVITDIEMPSMNGIEMATEIKKINDAQDIVVVSAYSRSDYFLESIRIGVSGYIIKPADFKQINETLYKILYKLERFKENEQYKVNLEVLVEEKSKEQSENYEKTILSLVTMIDKRDTYTGGHSQRVAKYSRLMAEDMGYTKKECELIYRAGILHDIGKITTPDAILLKPGKLNNLEYKIIQEHVNMSRTVLEKIPMYESFIEIIIAHHEHYDGSGYPHGLKGDKIPPMARIMIVADAFDAMTTSRIYKARKSIEEAIAEIKSLSGIHFDPEVVKSAVNVLSSVEISNDISQLPKTELEEERFAYFYKDQLTSLYNPNYLNLLLVKNVDTRKFSDLSVLFMHKFANYNETYGWHKGDKLLQAFSDFLKTKFPDKLIFRVHGDDFVVVSDSSCEINIEEFLKAEFFHGTDVTLSSKEFSIVDDEIDSLIKLEDIISRSNSLVLKDK; encoded by the coding sequence ATGACTCCAATCGTAGAGCTCAAAAAATTAGCACAGAATTATACTGTTTTATATGTGGAAGATGATGAGAGTGTGCGGAGTAGTTTTTTGCACTATCTTGAGAGTTTTTTTAAGAGAGTAGCTGTAGCATTTGATGGTAAAGAGGGTTTAGAGCTGTACAAAAACTCTAGATATGACTTAGTTATTACAGACATAGAGATGCCAAGCATGAATGGCATTGAGATGGCTACAGAGATTAAAAAGATAAATGATGCGCAAGACATTGTAGTAGTCTCTGCATACTCTCGAAGTGATTACTTTTTAGAATCGATTCGCATTGGAGTTAGTGGATACATCATAAAGCCTGCAGACTTTAAGCAGATAAATGAAACACTTTATAAAATTCTCTATAAACTTGAAAGATTTAAAGAAAATGAGCAGTATAAAGTAAACCTTGAAGTTCTTGTTGAAGAAAAATCAAAAGAGCAGAGTGAAAACTATGAGAAGACCATACTATCATTGGTTACGATGATAGATAAACGCGATACTTATACGGGAGGTCACTCCCAAAGGGTAGCAAAGTACTCCAGGCTCATGGCAGAAGATATGGGATATACCAAAAAAGAGTGTGAACTCATATATAGAGCGGGAATACTTCATGATATAGGGAAAATAACCACACCTGACGCTATTTTACTAAAGCCTGGAAAACTCAATAACTTAGAGTATAAAATTATCCAAGAGCATGTAAATATGAGTCGTACTGTACTTGAGAAGATACCTATGTATGAGTCATTTATTGAGATAATAATAGCACATCATGAGCACTATGATGGATCAGGATACCCTCATGGCCTAAAGGGTGACAAGATTCCTCCTATGGCTAGAATCATGATAGTAGCAGATGCCTTTGATGCTATGACAACGAGTAGAATCTATAAGGCACGCAAGAGTATAGAAGAAGCTATAGCAGAGATAAAATCATTAAGTGGTATTCACTTTGATCCTGAAGTTGTTAAGAGCGCAGTAAATGTTCTCTCTAGTGTAGAGATAAGCAATGATATATCACAGCTTCCAAAAACAGAGCTTGAAGAGGAGCGTTTTGCTTACTTTTACAAAGACCAACTCACTTCACTCTACAATCCAAATTATCTAAATTTACTTTTAGTAAAAAATGTAGATACAAGAAAATTTTCTGATCTATCTGTTCTCTTTATGCATAAGTTTGCTAACTACAATGAGACCTATGGTTGGCACAAGGGAGATAAACTTTTACAAGCATTTTCAGATTTTTTGAAAACAAAGTTTCCTGATAAACTTATATTTAGAGTGCATGGAGATGATTTTGTAGTAGTTAGTGACTCTTCTTGTGAGATAAATATAGAAGAGTTTCTAAAGGCAGAGTTTTTTCATGGGACAGATGTAACGCTGAGCTCTAAAGAGTTTAGTATAGTCGATGATGAGATAGATTCATTAATAAAACTAGAAGATATTATCTCTAGGAGTAATAGTTTAGTATTAAAAGATAAGTAA